The genome window TCGGAAGCTATCATCGGAATGGATTCTTCGAACCATTTGTTGTGGTTCATTACCTGCTCTCTGATGTATTTGGCATCCTCTGCGGTCATTTTATCGTTACCTCGTAACCATTGCTCGGTAAAAAAGGATTGGTAATCACTGGGGCATGTCCGCACGGTCTCTGACGTCGCGGAGTGGCTTTTCGGTGGTAGGATCCGTGCTGCGGAGGTCCGCTAGACATATCGACACGATGTCCCCGAGAATGATACACTTGAGGTTTTTCTCAAGATTACTGGTACCTTCTACATGGTAAGTCACGATGTCCAGCTTTTTGTCCAAAAGGATGCCGATGGATGTGTCAGTCATACTTTTTACCATTTTCGATGCGTTATCGTCATAAAGAACGACGGGGACGAAATTGCGGTTGTTGTTCCTGTCGTCCGTCCACCCCACGATCTCGTTGTGGTTGAACTCCGGGATCGACCCGCAGAAAGATATGTTCTTAGAATTCTCATTGATCTGGGTCTTCCACCTTATTGCGGATGAGCGCATATTCGCCAAACTGTATATGACCGGTATCTTATCGATCAGCTTGTCTGCGATCTTTTTTGCTTCTTCGCAATCGTTCTCCACGACCCTGTCCCTCTCCGCCTTCAGCGCGGGGACGATCTTTCTGAGCTCTGTCTTCGCCTTGCATATGCCCATCTCCTCGAGGATAGACGCAAGCCTGCCTATGATGCTCCCCAGCGCCACGCGGGACTGCATGCCGCCTGGCAGGGTCACCGCTATGTCCTTGCGACTGAGGCATCTGGAGTAAAGGTCTCCTCCGGATGTGACGCATATGACTTTGCAGTTGCAGCGAATGGCCTCATCATAAGCCATGAGCGTCTCCTTCGTGTTCCCCGAGTAGCTTACGAGGATGATCCATGTGTCCTCCCCGACCCACTTCGGGAATTCGGTCCTCCGGATCACCAAAAGCGGCGTCCTTGATACACCGTCGGCAAAATCAGATAATATTTCGCCCGCGAGGGCAGAGGCCCCCATGCCGCATATGCAGACCTTCTCTGCCTTCGGGACAGGGGGCATCTCTTCATCGAGCGCCGCCTCTATCTGCTCCGGAAAACTGGCGGTGTGTTTGAAGATCATCGTGCCCTGTATATTCTTCCCTTCGGACATCTATTGCACCAGCCGATGCACGTATTTAAACTGTTATTCATATCCGTTCCACCGAATAATGCGGATAATTATCGTCTACTAAATTACTGGTAAATTACCAACAGTTTTTTTATACTGTCGCCTTGGCAGGACCCTGGTGATTGAGTGAACTTCAAAAAGGCCCTGGATGACATAAGGCAGGGCAAGGTCATACTTGTCTACG of Methanomassiliicoccaceae archaeon contains these proteins:
- a CDS encoding bifunctional phosphoglucose/phosphomannose isomerase; amino-acid sequence: MSEGKNIQGTMIFKHTASFPEQIEAALDEEMPPVPKAEKVCICGMGASALAGEILSDFADGVSRTPLLVIRRTEFPKWVGEDTWIILVSYSGNTKETLMAYDEAIRCNCKVICVTSGGDLYSRCLSRKDIAVTLPGGMQSRVALGSIIGRLASILEEMGICKAKTELRKIVPALKAERDRVVENDCEEAKKIADKLIDKIPVIYSLANMRSSAIRWKTQINENSKNISFCGSIPEFNHNEIVGWTDDRNNNRNFVPVVLYDDNASKMVKSMTDTSIGILLDKKLDIVTYHVEGTSNLEKNLKCIILGDIVSICLADLRSTDPTTEKPLRDVRDRADMPQ